The sequence AATTGCCTTCCCAGTTTCTGACAAGAAAGTGTTTGCAACGTGATAAGTAACCTGCAATCTTGGATTGATGCCAGCTTGAATACAGTTACACTAGTATGCTACCTTTGTTCACGATCTGATTCTGCAGCGGGCTTATAATATTCAAATATTCTATTCTTTATTTGAACGTTTTCACATGTCAGCCGAAAGATGTTGGCTTTGAAATATGACATACCCTTAATGTTGCCTGTACAAGCAGTTTGTGACTAATGCCTGTTATGACGCATACACATTTCTTGATGTCCATGGTTATTCTTACAAAGTAAAGAACataatttaattaaaacaaaactGTCGCAAAGTGATGCAAACAAAGGTAAACCAACAACCACGGGATTAAATGTGGGGTATTTAGGTATATTCTAACAGGAAAAACATCATAGTATCCTCAGACCTATATTTGTGGGAGAGGAGCGTAACAAATGACTGAATCATTGACAGTGATTCTGGAAATTTCATTGCACCTTATTTCAATGCTGTGTACAAATGTCAGGAAAATGGCCATTTCAGATGGCTGACACTTCAATATTATAAGTtgagttctttgtttctgtttaATCATTTTCTAATCACCTGTTAAATTTGAGCAAATTCCACATTTATAACTATACATGTTATGGACGCAAACATCTGCGACACGCTCCCCATTCATCTGATGTGCATCAGTTGGAAATGTGGTTAATTTCTTCAGCATTTGATACTATATTCATACTTTGTGCTGATAGGCACATTATACCTGCTAATGGTTCAAATGCATCTAGGCATTTTCTCAGAGAAAAATCTAGACGGCTCATCTGTTCTGGTAATTAACTAAGTATTTTTGGTAAGACTTGTATTTTGTATGCCCCCTAGTTTGCAGCAGTAATGCATGTGATAAGTTCCAGTGTTTAGTGAAAGGTCCTTCGGCGatgaaaaaatatgtttacttGTGAAGCACTTCATGATATGAAAATGTGTGGTGTCACGTTTGTGACCACATCGTTATTAAACTGGGTGCTAAAGCCATCGTAGGAGTAAACCACGAAGTAGGAACGGGCCTTAGTTGTGCTCTCTGAAGTTGAATAGATCAATCATACGTCATTGATAGGTGAGAGAGATTGACCTGTAACTACTCATGGTGACTGATTGATGGAAACACGTCAAATTGGGTTACTGACAAACTTGTAATGCCATTCAACGTTAGCGTCCAAACAACGACCAAATCAATGAACCCATTCACATCAAAGTTTGTAATAAACTTAGGCATGCAATCGCTTGTTGTCGATATCCTTACTCCATGGCCAAGATTTGTTAGCTAAGCATTGATATATTCACAGCAGAACTAACTGACATATATAATTACATATTTCACATTGGCCATCCACTTGGAAAACTAAAATGCAGAGTATCTAGATTTCTTCTAGCTGAATTCACTCCACTGGAGTACCTTCCATGATTAAGCAAAATAGGTGCCAAGTTCGTTTTCTTATTGTTATTACTGAGGAAAGCTtaatgaagtttttttttatgtatgcTATTTGTGCCATATCTTTCTATTCGGATGCCATGTGCGATGTTTCTGCCCTCTTCACTGATTTTAGATAAAAGCTGCATTTGTAAAAGGAAAACATGTAATTTCTCCACAACTGACACGTAGCCTAGTTACTTACTATGAATATTTATACCAGCACTAGTGATATATGTCTCGTGTAATACTTGTAGCAATAACCAACAGTGTTGCTAGAAGTCAGTCATTTCTCTTGTTGATCAATGGCGCACTAGCCGACATGTAGCAATTGAAGCATTCTGGAATTATGTAAGACAGACTATCTTAGTTGACATGGATAgtaggagaaaaaagaagaaaagattaGAGTACTTAGACTTCGCAATTTTCATCTTCCTGATTTGGAATTGTGCATATAAACTGAAAGGCGTACCTTCACCACCTTGCACTGAgtgtttttcagttttcacgcTCAGTAGAATCGACACAGGTTGATCATTGAGAAACGGGTGCCTTCGGAAATATCCAAATATTTTATCCAACTTAGGAtcaaattgataattttattgTCATCGTTATTTTTTCTGCTTAGTTCtgatattttatctttgaagTTTATCTCATCCCATCTGCATATGTTGATTTATAATTGGGACCTTTACTGTACATGCATTAATTCACGCACATTTTATACAGTTTCTTCAGAATGGGTTCGTTGATTATAGTTTGTTATTGCAATCACTTGGACTTGAAGGAATTTCTCTACCTAATAGGCATTTGAAATTTTAAATCTTAATCCACTACTAGGATTATTTGGGAAAGTTAAATGAACAGATAACTCAAGCTTTATTTTGAAAGCAAACATCCTCCGGTATTTCTTGATTGTTGGTAAAACATTGTGCTTACTCAGCAAATTTATGTGATGAAAAGCTGCTGCATTGTTCAAGATTTAGAAACAATGTGTTTGGATAACTAAATCCATGTTTTCTTCTAACAGGGATAATTTCAATCTGAAGGTTTCCCATCCAGGATGCAAACAATGCATCAGTGATTGGATGGAAGACAACTCTGTGCTCGCTCACAGTTTCTTTGAAATTAATGCTGGTAGGAGTTTCTAGTTTATTGACAGGTTTTTCTTAGTTGTTGATCGTAGCAAGAGACGGCTGTCCTTGCTGGTTGTTTCGCTTTTAGGTGTTCGTAGGTAAGAAAAACATGCATACCACCAGAAGATCATTGACACTTGTCAGACAGCAACACCGATGCCATTGCCAGTTGTTAGAGAACAATATCAATGCAAACAAGGAAACCTATTGTGTGTTAAATAATTCCCGCCTCTTATTCTTTTCGTTTCCCCCACTTCATGCTCACTGCATTCATTCTTGGACAAAGTTTAACCTGCATTTGTATGATCCTTGGTGCTATTTGTTTGTTGATGCTATGCAAACAAGTGAATATGTTATTCATttattacaaatataacatgtgAGCTTCACAGATTATTTCTGGAAATGCAGAAGGAACCTTAAATCTATCACAAAAATGGGGCTAAATTCGAATGTAAATGGACCCAAAGTTGATAACGAGAACAAATTGAAAGCCCATTGCTGTATGTGTCAGCCCAGCCCAAATTTCACTTACCTTCTCCTCCCTCGAATCCTTTCCTCCCAGTCCCACACCGCCGCAGCCGGAGGTGGGAGGCGGCGAGGCGAGGAAACCAAGAAAGCAAGCCATGGTGGTCCGGATCCGGCTGGCGCGGTTCGGGTGCCGGAACCGGCCCTTCTACCGGGTGATGGCCGCCGACAGCCGCTCCCCACGGGACGGCAAGCATCTTGAGGTCCTCGGCTACTACAACCCGCTCCCAGGTTAGGCTACGCGCTCCTTTCTCTCTTCCGGTGTGCGGATTGATCTGTGTCTTCATCAGCTTAAGGACCTGATAgttttgctgctgctgttgaccTGCTTATTATTTCGTTTAATTGTGCCTTCGTCTTTGTTTAGCTCTGATTCGGATGCGCAAAGAATGTGTAGTGAAATGCGATTCGACGGTTTTTTAGGAGCTTACTGGTGACTGAATACCTGATGAAATATATGCTTTTCCTTATTGTTGTATGCAGGGCAGGATGGTGGCAAAAGGATGGGTTTGAAATTCGACCGGGTCAAGTAAGTTTTGCATGTTCTATTCTACTTCTGTGAAATTTTGGCATACTGCAGCTTTTCCTGCACCTAGTCTAGAATCAAAATTGCTATATCACCGCTTAATCTCTGAGGAACGGTTGTAAACGGGGTTGATCCTGACAAGCATTTCGAAACTAAATGGTGGACTGATTGAACAAGCATATTCAAAGCTCAGTGGAAGACTAATTCAGACATTCAGTCGTATTACTGTTTtggtttcatgctttgcttgaggTGGTAGATCATACCACTGGGGATGTTGGGTAGGTGGAAGAAAACAATGGGAGATAACATTGCAAAGATTGTGTAGTGCTTCATTCTGCTTGTTGGTTGTAAAACTAATTGCCGAGCATCGCTATACCTACCTCTCTCTGGGaagatgttttttttaatggaaCTCAGCAAAGAAGACTATAGGTCAAGCATTAAAATATCTGGAGCATGCAAGATGTGCTTGGTAGCATTAGCAGCAGGAATAATAACTTTGATCCTGTATGTCTACTTTCCATCTTTACCATTCTGTCAAGAATCAAGATTTCAATCTTACCAACAATGATTTCTTCTTTTGTCAAGTTACTTTGAAGAAGTATGCTGTGCTGTTTTTCTTTCCTGCTTTGAAGGCCATGTAACAACGTACAGTTGTCTTCTGTCATAGGTACTGGCTGTCAGTTGGGGCACAACCATCAGATCCTGTGCAGCGAATTCTTTTTCGAGCAGGACTTCTGCCACCACCTCCAATGCTAGCTATGGCTAGAAAGGGTGGGCCTCGTGATAGGTGCCCCATTCATCCAATGACTGGGCGCCCCTTGGATCTTGAAGGCGTCAAAATTGTTGATGACTCCAATGCTCCTGAAGGTGATGCTGAAGAACCTACAAATGAGGTGGCTTCATAAGTCTTCTGTAGTGATGCTAAATTTTCTATTTTAGCATATGTAGTGATGCTGCAAGAGAAAACTTGTTTGTTGTTTTTCTGACAAGATTATGTGTACTTGTACAATATGGCAAGCTTTAGTTATGTAATCTTTCATccattttgttttaaaaaatggcAGTGCTGTTGTTTTCCCTCCTAAGAAACAAGTCGTTGCCCTTCTATAGCTCTTGTTCTGCACCATTAGTTAGTGGTCTCTAGCCTTGTCTTCATTTGCCCCAATAAGATTCTCCTGTGGAATGGAATATGCATGATAAAGTTGTACCTTGATGAACTTTTGTGGTCGCTTTCTGGATGCTTACATTGACAGACTACTAGCATGTATATTATTCCATTTTATCATGCAGTCATACACATGCTGAAAGGTGACTTAAAGGTACGCAAGATGTTATGCCTAGTATACAGTATCAGTTTCTGCAGAGTATGCAGAGCCAACATAAGTTCCCTAGTTCCTGTATGGTTTATTTTCTGTGCGATCCAATCAGACCGATATTTCATTTGATCCGACTGTAAAGATGCATCTCTGTGATCAGTGAGTAGAAATGTTTGGAATTTATGAAACAAACTATATGTATACTTTCAGAAGACAGCTAGTTCAGCATAAGTAAAACAACACAAAATGGTATTTAGGGGGAAAAAATCAAGTTAACTCACTGCGATAGTTTCCAACAATTCCAGGCTAGTCCATgtgaatttgcatctaaaaggTAGGAAATTGAGAATCTTCATGCTGTAATATCCTAGCACTTGCAATGCTAATACAGTTCAACTCAAGATCTTGTTACTGCATCCAACTAAGAAAAATGTTTTTCATCTGGTCCACCGACAGAAGTGACAATTGCATCGTGTCCAACTCAGTAATGTTCAGGCTATAGACATCATAGGTTGGTTAAGACTGCAAAATAAAGTATATTTGACCAGGAGTTAAGGCatatacacaagcacaagcaTTATCAGTATGGGCCAACAACTCATGTCAGCATCATAAGTTTGCATGATCCCAAAAGGTATTTCCTCTTTCCCAGGCCACCCCATCCATGCAACATGCTAAACCAAGCTCACCAAGAAAAGCTTCCTTTGCAGCATTTCCCTTCCTTACCTCCCTCTCAATCACAAGCTTTAAATCTCTCGAGCATGGTTCCAATGTCTTCccctttcttcctctttctaTCAACATCAATTTCCATAACCAAATCAGCATGGAAGAGCCAATAACTTGCAAGCTATGGCTGCTTCTGCTGGCGTTGAGTTCTTGGTTCCATGTTTCAATGGCAATGACGTTCACCATATCGAACTACTGCTCCCACCCGATATGGCCGGGGAcgctcgccggcgccggcacgTCGCAGCTGTCCACGACGGGGTTCAAGTTGGACCCCGGGCAGACGGTCCAGCTGGCCGCGCCGGTGGGGTGGTCGGGGCGGATATGGGCGCGGACGGGGTGCGTGTTCGACGCGGACGGCGCGGGCGTGTGCCAGACGGGCGACTGCGGCGGGCGGATGGAGtgccgcggcgccggcgcggcgccGCCGGCCACGCTGTTCGAGGTCACGCTGGGGAAAGGCTCGGGCGAGGACTTCTACGACGTGAGCCTCGTCGACGGCTACAACCTGCCCGTCGTCGCGATCCCGCGGGCGCGGCAGGGCGCGTGCAACaccaccggctgcatggccgaccTCAACCGCTGTAAGTGTCACTGCACCCGTACCGGCGAAAACTTGTTAGGCTTTGGGCATTGCCGGCCGCCGGCTGACTGACCATGGCTTCTTTAATTTGTCCTCGATCGATCGGCCGTCAGCGTGCCCGAGGGAGCTGCAGGTGgactgcggcggcggcgctatCGCGTGCCGGAGCGCGTGCGAGGCGTTCGGGCAGGACAGGTACTGCTGCAGCGGCGCGTACGCCACGCCGGATGCCTGCCACCCGACGGTGTACTCCTCCATCTTCAAGTCGGCGTGCCCGCGCGCCTACAGCTACGCCTACGACGACAACACCAGCACCTTCACCTGCAAGGCATCCGACTACACCATCGCCTTCTGCCTCCCGACCTCCGGGTACGTAAGCGCCAAACTGCCATTGTCAATGTGAGACAGCACATTTTCGAGTACACACAATGTCCAGGGAAAACTTGTAACAGCTTTGTGGTTCTCCCTTGTCGCTGCAGGATAAAGAAGTCCGATGCTACGTTTCTCGGAGCACAAATCGACAGCCAGAGCACCGGGGATGGCAATGCGCCGCCGATTTACAGCAACGGTGGTTACAAACCGCCGGTTTACAACTATGGAGGCGGAGGTTATCGTTCGCCGGCGATGACGGCCTCGTCGGCGAGCACCAGATACATCCTCCAGCCGTGGCTCCTGCTACCGCTCGTCTTCATTTTCTGATCGCGTTCCATCAGTTGATCTTGCTCCAAGCATGATTCGCGTTTGAAAACAAGAAAGCTGACATTGAAGCCAGTAGAATGAAGAAATGGAAGATCTGAGCACAGATGAAAATGAGCAGATAGGAGGCATGGATCGAGGAAAGAGGTCCAAGAAGTAGAAGGGACTGTGAACAAGGCTTTTCCGGCATTGGCTCCTACTCTTGGTCTTAGCAGTTGTAAAATAGACTATCCAGCTAGTGGATCAGATGCTACcgaacagggggggggggggagttgtAAAGATCGAAATTGGATTCATTATTCATCGATTTATTCTAATTAAAGATGGATATAGGTAAGCAGACACAGAATGTTTCCTCTGAGGAGGTGAGTTCTCGCTATGTCTGTCTGCACGATTGTTTGAAGCTCTGCAACTCCCGCGCATTTTCAGAACCAGAGGCCAGACCCTCCCGTGCATTGTCATCCGTGATCCTCTTGGCATTCCTGAGAAGCTTGGTCGTAGTCGTAGCAGCATGGTGGTAGTGCTCAACCGTCGGCCTTCGCCGCACCACGTAGGCGCCACTCCGTCGGCCGCCGCTCACCTCGACATCAAGCCGCCTTCGCCGCGGAGAGGATCGAACGGCCGCGCACTGACGTACAAGGCGGCGGTGGGGTGCCCGAGGCTGCGCGCCAAGTGGTGCCGCGTCCGACGTCGCCGTCGAGCATGTCGCCCAGAAGCCGCCGGGGGGCAGCGTGGCATCGACATCTACTGCCTCAATGCAGCTTCCCACCTGAACATTTGATgcaattttcctaaaaaaacatTTGATGCAATTTTGCGTGTCTGGGTAAACTGAGCAGAAAGGCTCTCCGCATTGCGCACGAACCGTCTATCTCTATTCTCCATCTCTCTCATCCATCCGTTGATTCTCTCACATATCTTATTATTTCAATCTAACCTTCTAACACGAATCTTAACACAAATGAATGGCCGAAATAGACGATACTTGCGCACCGCATTATGAAATTTTCCCTTCCATTTCCTTGCTGGTGCGGTGCTCCCGTCAAAAAATTGGGTGCTTCTTTGAGCCAATGTGGTCAAAATTTCTCTACTCTGAAGAACTTAGCATCCTGGTATTGTTTGGCTGAGTGCTTGCTTGGGAAATGATCTCTTTGGTTGGATACCATGCGAGTAAGAATGAAAAGCATGGAATTAACGTAGTGGATTGTTTTCTTGGGCTTTAGCTGTCTGaaactcagagacaaaaatacCTGTTCGGATTGTGTCATTGCTTTACTTCTTTGGATTCTATTAGGATGAACATCATCCTAGCGTGACAGTGTCATTTGGAGCTTCAATTCGTTTGATAAAATTTTAGGTATGTAATCCTCCCACGTAGGTTCGTCTGCAAGTCAGTGCTACCAAGCTTCACA is a genomic window of Phragmites australis chromosome 17, lpPhrAust1.1, whole genome shotgun sequence containing:
- the LOC133897401 gene encoding pathogenesis-related thaumatin-like protein 3.5; this encodes MQHAKPSSPRKASFAAFPFLTSLSITSFKSLEHGSNVFPFLPLSININFHNQISMEEPITCKLWLLLLALSSWFHVSMAMTFTISNYCSHPIWPGTLAGAGTSQLSTTGFKLDPGQTVQLAAPVGWSGRIWARTGCVFDADGAGVCQTGDCGGRMECRGAGAAPPATLFEVTLGKGSGEDFYDVSLVDGYNLPVVAIPRARQGACNTTGCMADLNRSCPRELQVDCGGGAIACRSACEAFGQDRYCCSGAYATPDACHPTVYSSIFKSACPRAYSYAYDDNTSTFTCKASDYTIAFCLPTSGIKKSDATFLGAQIDSQSTGDGNAPPIYSNGGYKPPVYNYGGGGYRSPAMTASSASTRYILQPWLLLPLVFIF
- the LOC133897669 gene encoding small ribosomal subunit protein bS16m/bS16c-like, which codes for MVVRIRLARFGCRNRPFYRVMAADSRSPRDGKHLEVLGYYNPLPGQDGGKRMGLKFDRVKYWLSVGAQPSDPVQRILFRAGLLPPPPMLAMARKGGPRDRCPIHPMTGRPLDLEGVKIVDDSNAPEGDAEEPTNEVAS